A genomic stretch from Cellulomonas sp. KRMCY2 includes:
- the hrcA gene encoding heat-inducible transcriptional repressor HrcA codes for MSDDRRLDVLRAIVEDYVQTHEPVGSRVLVERHGLGVSPATIRNDMAALEEAGYIAQPHTSAGRVPTDRGYRLFVDKLSTIKPLSAPERKAIQVFLEDAVDLDDVVDRAVRLLAQLTQQVAVVQYPSLRRSALRHLELVPVGETRLLVVIITDNGRVEQRVLELDDPVPDHIVPELRARLNATVAGRRLIDLPEPLEEMATGFAVVDQPLVQRVVHVVEDTLAEATEERIVLAGTANLARSGTDFTQTIRPVLEALEEQVVLLRLLSEMAEDSAGFTVRIGRENQHAGLAETSFVAAGYGSQSEPVARIGSLGPTRMDYAGTIASVRAVARYLSRILAG; via the coding sequence ATGAGCGACGACCGACGGCTCGATGTCCTGCGCGCGATCGTCGAGGACTACGTCCAGACCCACGAGCCGGTCGGTTCACGCGTCCTCGTGGAGCGGCACGGGCTCGGCGTCTCACCCGCGACGATCCGCAACGACATGGCAGCGCTCGAGGAGGCCGGGTACATCGCCCAGCCGCACACCTCGGCCGGGCGCGTCCCGACCGACAGGGGCTATCGCCTCTTCGTCGACAAGCTCTCGACGATCAAGCCGTTGTCCGCGCCGGAGCGCAAGGCGATCCAGGTCTTCCTGGAGGACGCTGTCGACCTCGACGACGTCGTGGACCGAGCCGTTCGCCTGCTCGCCCAGCTCACCCAGCAGGTCGCCGTCGTGCAGTACCCGTCGCTGCGCCGGTCGGCGCTGCGCCACCTCGAGCTCGTGCCCGTCGGTGAGACCCGGCTGCTCGTGGTGATCATCACGGACAACGGCCGGGTCGAGCAGCGTGTCCTCGAGCTCGACGACCCGGTGCCCGACCACATCGTCCCGGAGCTCCGCGCGCGGCTCAACGCGACAGTCGCGGGCCGGCGCCTGATCGACCTGCCCGAGCCGCTCGAGGAGATGGCCACCGGGTTCGCCGTCGTGGACCAACCGCTGGTCCAGCGCGTCGTGCACGTGGTCGAGGACACGCTCGCGGAGGCCACCGAGGAGCGCATCGTGCTGGCCGGGACCGCGAACCTCGCCCGGAGCGGGACGGACTTCACCCAGACCATCCGTCCGGTCCTCGAGGCGCTCGAGGAGCAGGTCGTCCTGCTTCGCCTGCTGTCGGAGATGGCCGAGGACTCGGCCGGCTTCACGGTCCGGATCGGCCGGGAGAACCAGCACGCCGGACTCGCCGAGACGTCGTTCGTCGCGGCGGGCTACGGATCGCAGAGCGAGCCGGTCGCCCGCATCGGTTCGCTCGGACCCACCCGGATGGACTACGCCGGGACGATCGCCTCGGTCCGGGCGGTCGCCCGGTACCTGTCCAGGATCCTGGCCGGATGA
- the dnaJ gene encoding molecular chaperone DnaJ, with the protein MSSNFYDILGVSHDATQDEIKKAYRKRAREHHPDVASGDGAEDRFKDVSRAYEVLSNPEKRQMYDRGVDPTAPGGGAAGGFGAGFGFQDIFETFFGAGQGGGAQRGPVPRARRGQDALVRLDLDLAEAAFGVHRDVQVDTAVVCGTCQGSCCRPGTSPRTCDVCGGRGVVQRVARSFLGQVMTSSPCAACHGFGTVIPEPCPECSGEGRVRSRRTLSVDVPAGVDTGTRIKLTGQGEVGPAGGPAGDVYLEVRERNHEIFVRRGDDLHCTLEIPMTAAALGTLAELETLDGVREVDIRPGTQPGDVIVERGLGIGHLHVGGRGDLHVHIDVQVPTTLDAEQERVLRELAALRGEERPASRLAPAHPGVFSKLRDKLSGR; encoded by the coding sequence GTGAGCAGCAACTTCTACGACATCCTCGGCGTGAGCCATGACGCCACGCAGGACGAGATCAAGAAGGCGTACCGCAAGCGCGCCCGCGAGCACCACCCGGACGTCGCGTCGGGCGACGGTGCCGAGGACCGCTTCAAGGACGTCTCGCGCGCCTACGAGGTGCTGTCGAACCCCGAGAAGCGCCAGATGTACGACCGCGGGGTCGACCCGACCGCGCCGGGCGGCGGCGCTGCGGGCGGGTTCGGCGCGGGCTTCGGCTTCCAGGACATCTTCGAGACCTTCTTCGGTGCCGGCCAGGGTGGTGGCGCCCAGCGCGGTCCGGTGCCCCGTGCCCGACGCGGCCAGGACGCGCTCGTCCGGCTCGACCTCGACCTGGCCGAGGCGGCCTTCGGCGTCCACCGCGACGTGCAGGTCGACACGGCTGTGGTGTGCGGTACGTGCCAGGGCAGCTGCTGCCGCCCCGGGACGTCGCCGCGCACGTGTGACGTCTGCGGCGGGCGCGGCGTCGTCCAGCGGGTCGCGCGCTCCTTCCTGGGCCAGGTCATGACCTCGAGCCCGTGCGCCGCGTGCCACGGCTTCGGCACGGTCATCCCCGAGCCGTGCCCCGAGTGCTCCGGCGAGGGCCGGGTCCGCAGCCGGCGGACGTTGAGCGTCGACGTACCGGCGGGCGTCGACACCGGGACCCGGATCAAGCTCACCGGACAGGGCGAGGTCGGCCCGGCCGGCGGCCCGGCCGGCGACGTCTACCTCGAGGTCCGCGAGCGCAACCACGAGATCTTCGTGCGGCGGGGCGACGACCTGCACTGCACGCTCGAGATCCCGATGACCGCGGCCGCCCTCGGCACCCTCGCCGAGCTCGAGACCCTCGACGGGGTCCGCGAGGTCGACATCCGGCCGGGCACCCAGCCGGGCGACGTCATCGTCGAACGCGGCCTCGGGATCGGCCACCTGCACGTCGGTGGTCGCGGCGACCTGCACGTCCACATCGACGTCCAGGTGCCGACGACGCTGGACGCGGAGCAGGAGCGCGTGCTCCGCGAGCTCGCCGCCCTGCG